A window of the Nocardia sp. NBC_01329 genome harbors these coding sequences:
- a CDS encoding ATP-binding cassette domain-containing protein, with the protein MNNGRSPAIRAAGLRKSYGDKVVLDGVDITVPEGTIYSLLGPNGAGKTTIVQILSTLIRADAGDIRIGGHDPATEPDSVRSVIGVTGQFAAVDELLTGRENLLLMGDLHHLSRRRTRDLAQELLERFDLTEAADKTAATYSGGMTRRLDLAMTLVGDPRIIFLDEPTTGLDPRSRRTMWEIIGNLVQDYGVTVFLTTQYLEEADQLADRIAVLDHGRIVAEGTSAELKRLVPGGHIRVRFGDIAGLRAAAAVFDSDARAIDEELTLAVPGDGGLGSLREVLDRIDAHRLAAEGLAVHTPNLDDVFLTLTGNTTTDKELVR; encoded by the coding sequence ATGAACAACGGACGCAGCCCGGCCATTCGCGCGGCCGGTCTCCGCAAGTCCTACGGGGACAAGGTCGTCCTCGACGGCGTCGACATCACGGTGCCCGAAGGCACCATCTATTCGCTGCTCGGACCCAACGGCGCCGGGAAGACCACCATCGTGCAGATATTGAGCACCCTGATCCGGGCCGACGCCGGTGATATCCGGATCGGTGGCCACGACCCGGCCACCGAACCGGACTCGGTGCGGTCGGTGATCGGGGTGACCGGACAGTTCGCCGCCGTCGACGAACTGCTCACCGGACGCGAGAACCTGCTGCTCATGGGAGATCTGCACCATCTGTCCCGGCGGCGCACCCGGGACCTCGCTCAGGAGCTGCTCGAACGCTTCGATCTCACCGAGGCCGCCGACAAGACAGCCGCAACCTACTCCGGCGGAATGACGCGGCGTCTCGACCTGGCCATGACCCTGGTCGGCGATCCGCGCATCATCTTCCTGGACGAGCCCACCACCGGCCTCGATCCCCGCAGCAGGCGCACCATGTGGGAGATCATCGGCAACCTGGTGCAGGACTACGGGGTCACCGTCTTCCTCACCACTCAGTACCTGGAGGAAGCCGATCAGCTCGCCGACCGGATCGCGGTACTCGACCACGGCCGGATCGTCGCCGAAGGCACCTCAGCGGAATTGAAAAGGCTGGTGCCCGGTGGGCATATCCGGGTGCGGTTCGGCGATATCGCCGGATTGCGCGCCGCAGCAGCTGTTTTCGATTCCGATGCCCGCGCCATCGACGAAGAACTGACCCTCGCCGTCCCCGGTGACGGCGGCCTCGGTTCGCTACGCGAGGTGCTCGACCGCATCGACGCCCATCGGCTGGCCGCCGAAGGCCTGGCCGTGCACACCCCGAACCTGGACGACGTTTTCCTCACCCTCACCGGAAACACCACCACAGACAAGGAACTCGTGCGATGA
- a CDS encoding ABC transporter permease, whose product MTTLTAHPPRRARALADSWTMLRRNLLQARRYPSMTISVTVMPIVLMAIFNYVFGGALEPGLGGDGGTAYIDYLVPGMLLLLPAYLTASVAISVCTDVTKGIVNRFRTMAISRSALLTGHALGVQVQAFLALVAMLGVSLLMGFRPSATPLEWIATIGFLLLVVFSLTWLSVAFGLIAPNPESASNLPFPILMLPFLGSGLVPTDTMPTVMRWFAEYQPFTPFTETVRGLLMGSAIGNNALISLGWCLVIGLGGFFWSTTVFRRQGR is encoded by the coding sequence ATGACAACCCTCACCGCCCACCCGCCGCGCCGGGCGAGGGCCCTGGCCGATTCCTGGACCATGCTGCGGCGCAATCTGTTGCAGGCGCGGCGCTATCCGAGCATGACGATTTCGGTCACGGTGATGCCGATCGTTCTGATGGCCATATTCAACTACGTGTTCGGCGGTGCGCTGGAGCCCGGTCTCGGCGGTGACGGTGGTACCGCCTATATCGATTATCTGGTCCCCGGGATGCTGTTGCTGCTGCCTGCCTATCTGACCGCCTCGGTGGCCATATCGGTGTGCACCGATGTCACCAAGGGCATCGTGAACCGATTCCGGACCATGGCGATCTCGCGTTCCGCGCTGCTCACCGGGCATGCGCTGGGTGTACAGGTGCAGGCATTCCTGGCACTCGTCGCGATGCTGGGGGTCTCACTGCTGATGGGGTTCCGTCCGTCGGCGACACCGCTGGAATGGATCGCCACGATCGGGTTCCTGCTGCTGGTGGTCTTCTCGCTCACCTGGCTGTCGGTCGCGTTCGGGCTGATCGCTCCGAACCCGGAGAGCGCCAGCAATCTGCCGTTCCCGATTCTCATGCTGCCGTTCCTGGGTTCCGGTCTGGTCCCCACCGACACCATGCCGACGGTGATGCGCTGGTTCGCCGAATACCAGCCGTTCACGCCGTTCACCGAAACGGTGCGGGGGCTGCTGATGGGCAGCGCGATCGGGAACAACGCGCTGATCTCGCTGGGCTGGTGCCTGGTGATCGGCCTGGGCGGCTTCTTCTGGTCGACCACCGTGTTCCGGCGCCAGGGCCGCTGA
- a CDS encoding YqgE/AlgH family protein produces the protein MRAGTLLVSSTELAEPTFRRTVVYIIEHNDAGTLGVVLNRPSDTPVHDVLPQWAELSAQPHTLFVGGPVKRDAALCLGTLRVGASIDGIPGLRRVDGRVVLVDLDADPDRIGPLVEGVRVFAGYAGWTFGQLDSELASDDWIVVSALPSDPIAGRRTDMWAQVLRRQPLPLSLLATHPIEVERN, from the coding sequence GTGCGGGCCGGTACGCTCCTGGTTTCCTCGACCGAACTGGCCGAGCCCACGTTCCGCCGTACGGTGGTCTACATCATCGAGCACAACGACGCCGGAACGCTCGGAGTGGTGCTGAACCGGCCCAGCGATACCCCCGTACACGATGTGCTCCCACAGTGGGCGGAGTTGTCCGCGCAGCCGCACACCCTGTTCGTGGGCGGACCCGTCAAACGCGACGCCGCGTTGTGTCTGGGCACGCTCCGGGTCGGTGCGTCGATCGACGGGATTCCGGGATTGCGGCGGGTGGACGGCCGGGTGGTACTGGTCGACCTGGACGCCGACCCGGACCGGATCGGTCCGCTGGTCGAGGGTGTCCGGGTCTTCGCCGGCTACGCGGGCTGGACGTTCGGCCAGCTGGACAGCGAACTGGCCAGCGACGACTGGATCGTGGTCTCGGCTCTGCCCAGTGATCCGATCGCCGGCCGACGCACCGATATGTGGGCCCAGGTGCTGCGCCGGCAGCCGCTGCCGCTGTCGCTGCTCGCCACTCATCCGATCGAGGTCGAGCGCAACTAG
- a CDS encoding lysophospholipid acyltransferase family protein, with the protein MRPPEVLLDNSDDVYDFYREHRQNRLQATGAYALLGRRYRPRVGYAAGAREAIRGLIRSRTPLLIAVNHLSQLDPYTLAAAAWRSELRPIIGRTRVLAKDELFEETKLRRRIDMMGGIPVFRGRDHGLRAVNAAGQRMMDICAERLAVGDSLAIFPEGTCNEVDPAQVQAVGTGIGHIAFRTAKLGARPALVSLGLSYGPRADPAAPPTREEVKSASFHFGVPHTDLPARPAEVARLVRADLQQALDGAVAAY; encoded by the coding sequence ATGCGTCCCCCCGAGGTGCTCCTGGACAACAGTGACGATGTGTACGACTTCTATCGCGAACACCGGCAGAACCGGCTGCAGGCGACGGGGGCCTACGCGCTGCTCGGCCGCCGTTACCGGCCGCGGGTCGGCTACGCGGCCGGGGCCCGGGAGGCGATCCGCGGGTTGATCCGTTCCCGGACCCCGCTGCTGATCGCGGTCAACCACCTGTCGCAGTTGGATCCGTACACGCTCGCGGCCGCGGCCTGGCGCAGCGAATTGCGGCCGATCATCGGTCGCACCCGCGTGCTGGCGAAGGACGAGCTGTTCGAGGAGACCAAACTGCGCCGCCGTATCGACATGATGGGCGGGATCCCGGTGTTCCGCGGCCGCGACCACGGACTACGGGCGGTGAACGCGGCCGGCCAGCGGATGATGGATATCTGTGCTGAACGCCTGGCTGTAGGGGACAGCCTGGCGATCTTCCCGGAAGGCACCTGCAACGAGGTCGATCCGGCGCAGGTGCAGGCGGTCGGGACCGGGATCGGGCATATCGCCTTCCGGACGGCCAAACTCGGTGCCCGGCCGGCGCTGGTCAGCCTGGGGTTGAGCTACGGGCCCCGAGCCGATCCGGCGGCGCCGCCGACCAGGGAGGAGGTGAAGTCCGCGAGCTTCCACTTCGGGGTCCCGCACACCGACCTTCCGGCCCGGCCGGCGGAGGTAGCCCGGCTGGTTCGCGCCGACCTACAGCAGGCATTGGACGGCGCGGTGGCCGCCTACTGA
- a CDS encoding GNAT family N-acetyltransferase — MPTEVRNNIALERFEITVDGEVAGYTEYQDTAGERAFVHTEVDPRFDGSDYARALVESALDATRREGLGALPMCRQVQRFIGTHPQYLSMVPHWARDRLGMPQ; from the coding sequence ATGCCGACGGAGGTCCGCAACAACATCGCACTGGAACGCTTCGAGATCACAGTCGACGGCGAGGTCGCGGGATATACCGAATATCAGGACACTGCCGGCGAGCGCGCGTTCGTGCACACCGAGGTGGACCCACGCTTCGACGGCTCGGACTATGCCCGGGCCCTTGTCGAGAGCGCACTGGACGCCACCCGCCGGGAGGGGCTGGGCGCACTGCCGATGTGCCGGCAGGTCCAGCGTTTCATCGGGACCCACCCGCAGTATCTGTCGATGGTGCCGCACTGGGCCCGGGACCGCCTCGGAATGCCGCAGTAG